A region of Anolis sagrei isolate rAnoSag1 chromosome 2, rAnoSag1.mat, whole genome shotgun sequence DNA encodes the following proteins:
- the SEC61A1 gene encoding protein transport protein Sec61 subunit alpha: protein MGIKFLEVIKPFCVILPEIQKPERKIQFKEKVLWTAITLFIFLVCCQIPLFGIMSSDSADPFYWMRVILASNRGTLMELGISPIVTSGLIMQLLAGAKIIEVGDTPKDRALFNGAQKLFGMIITIGQSIVYVMTGMYGDPSEMGAGICLLITIQLFVAGLIVLLLDELLQKGYGLGSGISLFIATNICETIVWKAFSPTTVNTGRGMEFEGAIIALFHLLATRTDKVRALREAFYRQNLPNLMNLIATIFVFAVVIYFQGFRVDLPIKSARYRGQYNTYPIKLFYTSNIPIILQSALVSNLYVISQMLSARFSGNLLVSLLGTWSDTSSGGPARSYPVGGLCYYLSPPESFGSVLEDPVHAVVYIVFMLGSCAFFSKTWIEVSGSSAKDVAKQLKEQQMVMRGHRETSMVHELNRYIPTAAAFGGLCIGALSVLADFLGAIGSGTGILLAVTIIYQYFEIFVKEQSEVGSMGALLF, encoded by the exons ATGGGGA TTAAATTCCTTGAAGTAATCAAGCCCTTCTGTGTTATCTTGCCTGAGATTCAAAAACCAGAAAGAAAG ATCCAGTTCAAGGAAAAGGTACTATGGACTGCCATCACCCTCTTCATCTTTTTGGTTTGCTGCCAG ATTCCTCTGTTTGGTATAATGTCATCAGACTCAGCAGATCCTTTCTACTGGATGAGAGTAATTCTGGCTTCAAACAGAG GTACACTGATGGAGCTGGGAATTTCTCCCATTGTTACCTCTGGCCTCATCATGCAGTTGCTGGCTGGTGCCAAAATAATTGAAGTTGGGGATACACCAAAAGACAGAGCTCTCTTCAATGGGGCGCAGAAAT TGTTTGGCATGATAATCACCATTGGCCAGTCAATCGTCTATGTAATGACTGGGATGTATGGAGACCCTTCAGAGATGGGAGCAGGAATCTGCCTGCTCATCACTATTCAG CTTTTTGTTGCTGGTTTGATAGTTCTTCTCTTGGATGAACTTCTCCAAAAGGGATATGGTCTTGGTTCTGGAATTTCCCTCTTCATTGCTACTAACATCTGTGAGACAATTGTATGGAAGGCTTTCAGCCCAACCACAGTGAACACTGGCCGAG GCATGGAATTTGAAGGAGCCATCATTGCCCTGTTCCATCTACTGGCCACGCGCACAGATAAAGTCAGAGCTCTCAGGGAAGCCTTTTACCGTCAGAACCTCCCCAATCTCATGAACCTCATTGCCACCATATTTGTCTTTGCTGTGGTCATTTACTTCCAG GGTTTCAGAGTGGACCTTCCGATAAAATCTGCTCGCTACCGTGGCCAGTACAATACTTATCCCATCAAACTCTTCTACACTTCCAATATTCCCATCATTCTCCAATCTGCACTGGTGTCCAACTTGTATGTTATATCCCAGATGCTCTCTGCCCGTTTCAGTGGCAACTTGTTGGTTAGCCTGCTTGGTACATGGTCG GATACATCATCTGGAGGTCCTGCTCGTTCGTATCCTGTGGGAGGGCTGTGTTATTACCTGTCACCTCCTGAGTCATTTGGTTCAGTATTGGAAGACCCTGTCCATGCAGTCGTGTACATTGTGTTTATGTTGGGCTCTTGTGCTTTCTTCTCCAAAACCTGGATTGAAGTCTCTGGCTCTTCTGCCAAAGAT GTTGCTAAACAACTGAAAGAACAACAGATGGTTATGAGGGGTCACAGAGAAACTTCTATGGTCCATGAACTCAACAG ATACATTCCTacagctgctgcatttggtggcctCTGCATTGGTGCCCTCTCTGTCCTGGCAGATTTCCTTGGGGCGATTGGCTCGGGGACTGGGATCTTGCTGGCTGTCACCATCATTTACCAATACTTTGAAATCTTTGTCAAGGAGCAAAGTGAAGTTGGCAGCATGGGAGCGCTTCTCTTCTAA